A genomic region of Rhodospirillales bacterium contains the following coding sequences:
- a CDS encoding MotA/TolQ/ExbB proton channel family protein, protein MAEAQTEEQAAAFQRDVDVKIASPRVSPDLATIIGALSAIGLIIGAIALGRSNANFLNGPSFLIVICGTIAATSISYSSAEIKKAVAILGRTMMRHTRSPSVMATQLLDIAMLARKKGILALSGIESELRKDPYLARSVQLVTDGYSGDDIDRILGQEIDSLAERHRRSASILRRASEVAPAMGLIGTLVGLVQMLAQLDDPASIGPAMAVALLTTFYGAILGTVLLGPLAGKLERNSSDETMIKRLVVTALISIAQQENPRRLEIVLNSELPPDEQIRYFD, encoded by the coding sequence ATGGCCGAGGCCCAGACAGAAGAGCAAGCCGCCGCTTTTCAAAGAGATGTTGACGTTAAAATAGCGTCGCCGCGGGTATCCCCCGATCTGGCGACGATTATTGGCGCCCTGTCCGCTATTGGCCTCATCATAGGGGCTATCGCTCTGGGCCGTAGCAACGCCAACTTCCTGAACGGGCCGTCTTTTTTGATCGTGATTTGCGGCACGATTGCCGCCACCAGCATTTCCTATTCGTCTGCCGAAATTAAAAAAGCGGTCGCCATTTTGGGTCGCACAATGATGCGTCATACGCGATCACCTTCCGTTATGGCCACACAATTACTGGATATCGCCATGCTGGCCCGAAAGAAAGGCATTCTGGCGCTGTCCGGCATCGAAAGCGAATTAAGAAAAGACCCGTATCTGGCCCGGTCGGTTCAACTGGTCACAGACGGCTATAGCGGTGACGATATCGACCGCATCCTGGGGCAGGAAATCGATTCTTTGGCTGAACGCCACCGCCGCTCGGCCAGTATCCTGCGCCGTGCTTCGGAAGTTGCCCCCGCTATGGGGCTGATCGGGACACTGGTCGGGCTGGTGCAAATGCTGGCGCAGCTCGACGACCCGGCGTCCATCGGACCGGCGATGGCTGTGGCTTTGCTGACAACTTTTTATGGCGCGATCCTCGGCACAGTTTTGCTGGGGCCGCTGGCGGGCAAGCTGGAACGGAACTCCAGTGACGAAACAATGATTAAACGTCTGGTCGTTACGGCCCTGATTTCTATCGCTCAGCAGGAAAACCCCCGCCGTCTGGAAATCGTCCTCAACAGCGAATTACCGCCGGATGAACAAATCCGCTATTTTGACTAA
- the fliN gene encoding flagellar motor switch protein FliN → MNFDEIESTGQNDSDEQDYEYGEAMASDVTAIYDIPVQISAVLGRSSMQVSQLLKLGRGAVVELDRKVGEAIDIYVNNRLVARGEVVVVEDKLGVTMTEIVKSDRS, encoded by the coding sequence ATGAACTTTGATGAAATCGAGTCCACCGGGCAAAACGATTCCGACGAACAGGATTACGAATATGGTGAAGCGATGGCCAGCGACGTCACGGCCATTTATGATATTCCCGTTCAGATATCGGCTGTTCTGGGGCGTTCCAGCATGCAGGTCAGCCAGCTCTTGAAACTGGGACGGGGCGCTGTGGTTGAGCTGGACCGTAAAGTCGGGGAAGCGATTGATATTTACGTTAACAACCGTCTGGTCGCCCGCGGCGAAGTCGTGGTCGTCGAAGACAAGCTGGGCGTGACGATGACAGAAATTGTTAAATCGGACCGTTCATAG